Within the Leisingera thetidis genome, the region CGGAAAGATAGTGCGGCTCGAACCGGCCCATGGTGGTGCCGTAGGCGGGGCCATGGGCGGTTTGCCAGCTGGCATCCACGGTCGCCATTTGATCGAAAGGCAGGCCGGGGCCGGCGGGGCGGACATCCAGTCCGGCGTTTTCCGCATGGCGCAGCTTCCGGCGCAACTGGCGGCGGGCGGCTCCGCCAGCAGAGAACTCAAGCGGGTTCAGCACGGCCTCCTCGGCGATCCGCAGCACCCGCCAGCCGGACATGCGGGCCAGCAGCGCCGTGCGCCCGCTGCATTTGTAGTAGCAGGCGGCGGCGTTCCGGCCGCGGGCATGACCGGCCAGCGGGGCAAAGGTTTCCGAGGCGAATCCCGACAGCGGGTCAAATAGCGCAATCGACGCCTGCGGGCTGTCGAGAAGCGCAACCCGGGACAGCCCGAAAGCCTGCACCTGGCCGCCATTCTGCCGGATGATCCCGGCTTCGGAGCACGGCCGGTTGCGGGGCAGGGCGGCCGCCGGAAGGCTGCGGCTGCCCAGCAGTTCCGCGTCTTGCACCGGCGCCGCGCGCGCAGCGATCAGGCCGGGGAACAGCAGCAGCAGTCCGGATATCGCAGCCGGGACCGCGTAGTAAATCAGGCGGAAGGCCAGCAGCCCGGCAATCAGGCTGCTGTGCGGGGCTGCAGGCAGCAGCGCGCACAAGGCCAGTTCAAACGGCCCGGCGCCCCCGGGCGCCGAGGAGACCACGGCGAGCCCCAGGGCAATGGCGTAGGCCGCGAGAAGCTGCGCCCAGGCGGCATCGGCAGCGGCGGGCAGCAGCAGCCAAAGGGCAGTTGCCGCGGCGGTCACATCGGCCATTGCCCAGAACCCCAAGGCCGCCATTGCGGTCAGGGACGGCCAGCGCAGTTTCAGCCGGAACAAGGATGTTTCCGGGTGCAGGAAGCTGAATGCCGCCAGACCCGCTGCGGCAATCAGGATCAGCATGCCGGCTCCGGCCAGCCCCGGTGACGGTGGCGCAGCGATCAGAGCAGCGCTGCAGATCACCAAAAGCGCGCTGAGAAAGGTTGCGGCAACCAGCGCCGTCAGCTGTCCGGCCTGCAGCGGAGACAGGCCGGGCAGCAGGCGCCAGCGGGCATAGGTGCCGGTGATCAGGCCAAAGCCGGTGGTCTGCGAAAAGGCAATCGCGGCCATCCCCGCGCGGCGCGCGGCAGGCCCGTCAAACCCGGTGCCAAGATGGCGGTGGGCAACGGAATCATAGCGGCCAAGCGCCCAGAAGCTGATGCAGGTCGCCAGCGCGGCGCCCGCCCATTTCCAGGCCGGCAGGCTGATCAGAGCGGCGCCAAGTTCCCCCGGCAGCGGCAGATCCGTCTGCGCCTGCAGCAGCCAAAGGCAGACGGCCATGATCAGGAACGGCGCGGCCAGCCGGATCCGCCGTGCGGCAGGTCTCAGGGCCGGGGATTTCAAAAACAGCATGGCAATCCTTGACTGGCAGCGCACAAGGCCCTTTCCGCCAGTCTAGATGAAGCGGTTTTCGGATCGGTTAACCCGCAAGGCGCCCCCTTCTTCCAAGGTGGCCCGGCGGGCTTCGGCCGTCAGGGAGGAGGCTCCGGCGGACCGCAGAAGGGCCGGCACAGGCAATCAGCGCTGCCGCCGGGCATCGCGGTCAGGATCAGCCCCGGGGTTTTCCGGGCGGGCTGGTCCGGCCAGTCTGTTACCCGGCTTCCCGCAGGATCTCCGCCTGTGCCTGCGGCATCAGTTCCAGCAGTTTACGGCGGATCTGCTCTTCGCTGGCCTGGATTCCCAAGTCGCCCGTCAGCTTGCGCACGACGTCCTCGTGGCCGGCTTCCTCGAGATCGGCAGCGACGATGGACCGGGCATAGTCGTCGGCTGCCAGACCGGATTTCCCCAGAAGCTCCGCGGCCCAGAGACCGAGCAGTTTGTTGCGCCGTGCCCGTGCCTTGAACTGCATCTCCTCGTCATGCGCGAATTTGGCTTCAAACGCCTGTTCGCGCTCGTCAA harbors:
- a CDS encoding phosphatidylglycerol lysyltransferase domain-containing protein: MLFLKSPALRPAARRIRLAAPFLIMAVCLWLLQAQTDLPLPGELGAALISLPAWKWAGAALATCISFWALGRYDSVAHRHLGTGFDGPAARRAGMAAIAFSQTTGFGLITGTYARWRLLPGLSPLQAGQLTALVAATFLSALLVICSAALIAAPPSPGLAGAGMLILIAAAGLAAFSFLHPETSLFRLKLRWPSLTAMAALGFWAMADVTAAATALWLLLPAAADAAWAQLLAAYAIALGLAVVSSAPGGAGPFELALCALLPAAPHSSLIAGLLAFRLIYYAVPAAISGLLLLFPGLIAARAAPVQDAELLGSRSLPAAALPRNRPCSEAGIIRQNGGQVQAFGLSRVALLDSPQASIALFDPLSGFASETFAPLAGHARGRNAAACYYKCSGRTALLARMSGWRVLRIAEEAVLNPLEFSAGGAARRQLRRKLRHAENAGLDVRPAGPGLPFDQMATVDASWQTAHGPAYGTTMGRFEPHYLSGQEIVLACREGRLIGFASFHAASREWCLDLIRILPGAPDGTGHELVFAGIKAAAARGIPRLSLAAVPDRRLARSTERGLRRFKTSFAPDWEPRYIAAPDWLQMAVSIAELLRLVHRPPAVLPATAEAQTHNEDEENEIALARPA
- a CDS encoding DUF1476 domain-containing protein: MTTFDEREQAFEAKFAHDEEMQFKARARRNKLLGLWAAELLGKSGLAADDYARSIVAADLEEAGHEDVVRKLTGDLGIQASEEQIRRKLLELMPQAQAEILREAG